A genomic window from Onychostoma macrolepis isolate SWU-2019 chromosome 22, ASM1243209v1, whole genome shotgun sequence includes:
- the b3galt10.1 gene encoding beta-1,3-galactosyltransferase 2 encodes METKLSNRNVWKSLGADRAPHRCHIKTGFFLLLTLVFLLTAIAYVSGFPLETAVLPDTLYKKVLNQIRSYYVVTEYPPASENQTIFLKPKSVQQSPTQTTDISVHHHVAHPSNYHFTLDEPDKCSQWDPFLVLMVPVAPHQREARNAIRSTWGNESSVQGKAVLTLFLVGLTGGAEAQQQLEEESRQHRDLLQSNFVDSYFNLTIKTMVIMDWLATRCPQATFSMKVDSDMYINVENLMTLLLSPNTPRQNYITGYLMRNRSVIRNKKSKWYVSQELYPEPKYPTYLLGMGYVFSNDLSEKIVEASKEVKSFNIEDAYVGACLKQLGVAPSSPPDSSQFRAYLGQYNRENFLRVITTILRSPQQLIDIWKDVKQIKLE; translated from the exons ATGGAGACGAAACTCTCCAACAGAAATGTCTGGAAGAG TTTAGGTGCGGATAGAGCTCCACACAGATGTCACATTAAAACAGGATTCTTTTTGCTACTTACATTAGTGTTCTTATTGACTGCCATTGCTTATGTCTCTGGATTCCCTCTCGAGACTGCTGTGCTCCCTGACACCTTGTATAAAAAAGTGCTAAATCAGATACGCTCATATTATGTGGTGACTGAGTACCCGCCTGCCAGTGAAaatcaaacaatatttttaaaacccaAAAGTGTCCAGCAGAGTCCTACACAAACCACAGACATTTCAGTGCATCATCATGTGGCTCATCCAAGCAACTATCATTTTACTCTGGACGAACCTGATAAATGTAGTCAGTGGGATCCGTTCCTGGTCTTGATGGTCCCTGTGGCCCCCCATCAGCGGGAGGCTCGTAACGCCATCCGGAGCACATGGGGGAATGAGAGCTCAGTGCAGGGAAAAGCAGTGCTGACTCTGTTCTTGGTGGGTTTGACTGGAGGAGCTGAAGCTCAACAGCAGCTGGAGGAAGAGAGTCGACAACACAGAGATTTACTGCAGAGCAACTTTGTGGACTCCTACTTCAATCTGACCATAAAGACGATGGTGATCATGGACTGGTTGGCCACTCGTTGCCCCCAAGCGACTTTTAGTATGAAGGTTGATTCTGACATGTACATAAATGTGGAGAATTTGATGACCTTACTATTGTCACCCAACACACCCAGACAGAACTACATCACAGGTTATTTGATGAGGAACCGGTCtgttattagaaataaaaaatctaagtgGTACGTCTCTCAGGAGCTGTACCCCGAACCAAAATACCCCACGTACCTGCTTGGAATGGGATATGTTTTCTCCAACGACCTGTCAGAAAAAATAGTTGAGGCTTCCAAGGAAGTAAAGTCCTTTAACATAGAAGACGCATATGTGGGCGCTTGTCTGAAACAGTTGGGCGTTGCACCCTCATCTCCCCCAGATTCTTCACAATTTAGAGCCTATCTGGGACAATATAATCGAGAGAATTTTCTCAGAGTTATTACGACAATCCTGAGATCCCCACAGCAGCTAATAGACATTTGGAAGGatgtaaaacaaatcaaattggAATAG
- the glis2a gene encoding zinc finger protein GLIS2, which yields MLSLDEPLDLKIPSGRDRTLRTSICAPLHFSRARISRALHKAKSPDAADKDMSDSSSSTVVDLSLSPSSSPSPPSPIDSGASWSPTAPLLASESESTTYHEDSASPPPGFQFFLPIGAEGPLRLPSSMLIGQHSPEPSSDEQLACRWLKCHLLFESLQDLVDHVNDSHVKPEKNSGYCCHWEGCARKGRGFNARYKMLIHIRTHTNEKPHHCPTCHKSFSRLENLKIHTRSHTGEKPYICPYEGCNKRYSNSSDRFKHTRTHYVDKPYCCKMVGCLKRYTDPSSLRKHIKAHGHAVVQERAALPRTNRLESDGASSMDGRRMDRSYPGAARFILPGAATTLFGAHAFTGALSNHPLDLSRLSPLLGAGPVLYPSSGALGLGKMPILHPLLLPPFGLGVGQAERVVEEEDDVDDEDEGRMRAGRGPHSWVVIPPGMLFLKQVATT from the exons ATGCTGTCGCTGGACGAGCCCCTGGACTTGAAGATTCCCTCTGGCCGTGACAGGACGCTCAGAACGTCCATCTGTGCTCCGCTGCACTTTTCTCGTGCTCGAATATCCCGCGCATTGCACAAGGCCAAAAGCCCTG ATGCAGCTGACAAGGACATGTCAGATTCTTCATCGTCCACGGTGGTAGATCTGAGTCTGTCTCCATCTTCCTCTCCCTCACCACCCTCTCCTATAGACAGCGGCGCAAGCTGGAGCCCCACAGCGCCTCTTCTGGCCTCA GAATCCGAAAGCACCACGTACCACGAGGACAGCGCCTCTCCTCCTCCAGGTTTCCAGTTCTTTCTGCCGATTGGTGCAGAGGGTCCCCTGCGCCTGCCCTCCTCgatgctgattggtcagcaCTCCCCTGAGCCCTCGAGTGACGAACAGCTGGCCTGCCGCTGGCTAAAA tgccatctgctgttcgAGAGCCTGCAGGATCTGGTGGACCATGTGAATGACTCACATGTGAAACCAGAGAAGAATTCAGGATACTGCTGCCACTGGGAGGGCTGTGCGCGCAAGGGGAGAGGCTTTAATGCCAG GTACAAGATGCTGATTCATATCCGTACGCATACCAACGAGAAACCTCATCACTGCCCTACCTGCCACAAGAGTTTCTCACGCCTGGAGAACCTGAAGATACACACCCGATCACACACCG GAGAGAAGCCGTACATCTGTCCTTACGAAGGCTGCAACAAGCGCTACTCGAACTCCAGCGATCGCTTcaaacacacgcgcacacactaTGTGGACAAACCCTACTGCTGCAAAATGGTGGGCTGCCTGAAGCGCTACACTGACCCCAGCTCTCTCCGCAAACACATCAAGGCCCACGGCCATGCCGTGGTGCAGGAACGCGCCGCCTTGCCCAGAACCAACAGGCTGGAATCGGATGGTGCCTCTTCGATGGATGGCCGACGGATGGATCGTTCTTACCCAGGAGCGGCTCGTTTCATCTTACCGGGTGCGGCAACAACCTTATTTGGGGCTCACGCCTTCACAGGGGCCCTTAGCAATCACCCTCTAGATCTGTCCAGGCTCAGTCCGCTTTTAGGAGCCGGGCCGGTGCTGTACCCCAGCTCTGGTGCTCTTGGGCTTGGGAAGATGCCTATCCTGCACCCTTTGTTGTTGCCGCCATTCGGTCTCGGCGTGGGTCAAGCTGAAAGAGTGGTTGAGGAAGAAGATGATgttgatgatgaagatgaaggcAGGATGAGAGCAGGACGGGGCCCTCACTCATGGGTCGTGATTCCTCCAGGCATGCTGTTCTTGAAACAAGTGGCGACCACATAA
- the wu:fb80c09 gene encoding sarcalumenin isoform X1, with translation MRLFLPVCCLLPLLALAIADAVESETEPIVPFQLKSEGKLFNCCDGTEDISQSSSNDTPAPNRPVCQPCGTGAHIDTTAEDVSSNEEEEVVSEEKSEELNQEETSSEEIFEKEAQEEEAEVELDESNEAAEEEVLEEARGDMKEEEISEVDSDVESQMVVEESVEEDDEEDSQTDEEVVEEEEVLQTEDEAGEEEELAQTEEEVAEEEEVLQTEDEAGEEEELAQTEEDEEISQTEDQAEAVSQPEEPVEEKSEEVTEEEADVEEAVTEEEGAPEVVEEEQFVEEMVETEAEEELVADVVEEVVEVAQEATVERVEPTPEQVQEDVSAPVEETTVKEVSDDVPATKASAKVEKTTPSGPTTRDQSHIEETLRLATAEPSREFVDALKKLQHVYNTAIKPMDKAYKYNELRQHEVSDAEITSKPMVLFLGPWSVGKSSMINYLLGLDDTSQQLYTGAEPTTSEYTVLMHGEKFRTIEGIVMAADSSRSFSPLEKFGQGFLEKLVGIEMPHKLLERVTFVDTPGIIENRKQQERGYPYSEVCQWFIDRADLIFLVFDPTKLDVGLELEMLFRQMKGRESQIRIILNKADSLTTQDLMRVYGALFWSMAPLINVTEPPRVYVSSFWPQDYAHDTNRDLFKREEISLLEDLNQVIENRLENKIAFIRQHGIRVRIHALLVDRYLQTYYEKLGWFSDPHEVFNDIVSDPDKFYIFKSILAKTNVSKFDLPQPEAYQDFFGVNPPSSFKLLSSYCSWSGGCLLEKIEKAITDDLPALLSSLAEKREAKAEAVAETKEKPQNRWRRQ, from the exons ATGAGGCTGTTCCTCCCCGTCTGCTGCCTGCTGCCTTTACTGGCACTCGCCATTGCAG ATGCAGTGGAGTCTGAGACTGAGCCGATTGTGCCGTTCCAGCTGAAGTCTGAAGGCAAGCTGTTCAACTGCTGTGATGGCACAGAGGATATAAGCCAGAGCTCCTCCAATGACACTCCTGCACCAAACAGACCTGTGTGCCAACCCTGTGGCACTGGAGCACATATTGACACCACGGCAGAAGATGTCAGCTCTAATGAAGAGGAAGAGGTTGTTTCAGAAGAGAAATCTGAAGAGTTGAATCAAGAGGAGACCTCTTCTGAAGAGATATTTGAGAAGGAGGCACAGGAAGAAGAGGCAGAAGTTGAATTAGATGAATCTAATGAAGCGGCGGAGGAAGAAGTTCTTGAGGAGGCACGTGGAGACATGAAGGAGGAGGAGATCTCAGAGGTAGACAGTGATGTAGAGTCACAAATGGTTGTTGAGGAATCTGTGGAAGAAGACGACGAGGAAGATTCTCAGACCGATGAGGAGGTAGTTGAGGAAGAGGAGGTTCTTCAGACTGAAGATGAAGCAGGTGAAGAAGAGGAACTTGCTCAGACTGAAGAGGAGGTAGCTGAGGAAGAGGAGGTTCTTCAGACTGAAGATGAAGCAGGTGAAGAAGAGGAACTTGCTCAGACTGAAGAGGACGAGGAGATTTCTCAGACAGAGGACCAGGCAGAGGCGGTTTCTCAGCCTGAAGAGCCAGTGGAAGAGAAATCAGAAGAGGTAACAGAGGAAGAAGCTGATGTAGAGGAAGCTGTAACAGAGGAAGAAGGAGCTCCTGAGGTTGTGGAAGAGGAGCAATTTGTTGAAGAAATGGTGGAAACAGAAGCAGAAGAGGAACTAGTTGCAGATGTTGTTGAGGAGGTTGTTGAAGTAGCACAAGAGGCAACAGTGGAGCGTGTGGAACCAACTCCTGAACAGGTTCAAGAAGATGTTTCTGCACCTGTTGAAGAAACAACAGTGAAAGAAGTGTCAGATGATGTACCAGCAACCAAAGCGTCTGCGAAAG TGGAGAAAACAACCCCCTCAGGTCCTACCACAAGAGATCAGTCTCACATCGAAGAGACGCTGCGTCTGGCAACAGCTGAACCTTCACGGGAATTTGTCG ATGCTCTGAAGAAGCTGCAGCACGTCTACAACACTGCAATTAAACCCATGGACAAGGCCTACAAATACAATGAGCTCCGGCAGCATGAAGTGTCAG ATGCAGAGATCACATCTAAGCCCATGGTCTTGTTCCTGGGTCCTTGGAGCGTTGGCAAGTCTTCCATGATCAATTATCTTCTGGGTCTCGATGATACTTCACAACAGCTTTACACTG GGGCTGAGCCCACAACGTCAGAATACACTGTACTGATGCATGGTGAGAAGTTTCGCACCATTGAGGGCATTGTAATGGCGGCAGACAGTTCCCGCTCTTTCTCACCTCTGGAGAAGTTTGGTCAGGGGTTCCTGGAAAAGCTGGTGGGAATCGAGATGCCGCACAAACTCCTGGAGCGCGTCACCTTTGTCGACACTCCTGGAATCATCGAGAACCGCAAACAACAAGAGAGAG GGTACCCCTACAGTGAAGTGTGCCAGTGGTTTATCGACCGTGCTGATCTCATCTTCCTGGTGTTTGACCCAACCAAACTGGATGTCGGTTTAGAACTTGAAATGCTGTTCAGACAGATGAAGGGACGCGAGTCACAGATCCGTATCATCCTCAACAAGGCTGACAGTCTAACAACCCAGGACCTAATGCGCGTGTACGGCGCCCTTTTCTGGAGCATGGCACCCTTGATTAACGTGACAGAACCACCACGTGTCTACGTTAGCTCATTTTGGCCGCAGGATTATGCTCATGACACCAACAGAGATCTTTTTAAACGCGAGGAGATCTCTCTGCTGGAGGACCTAAATCAGGTAATCGAGAACCGACTGGAAAACAAAATCGCCTTCATTCGGCAGCACGGCATCCGCGTGCGCATCCATGCCCTCCTGGTCGACCGCTACCTGCAGACGTATTACGAGAAGCTGGGCTGGTTTAGTGACCCACATGAGGTTTTCAACGATATTGTTAGTGACCCTGACAAATTCTACATCTTCAAGTCCATTCTGGCCAAGACCAATGTGAGTAAGTTCGACTTGCCACAACCGGAGGCGTACCAGGACTTCTTTGGAGTCAATCCTCCCAGCAGCTTTAAGCTCCTCTCCTCATACTGCAGCTGGTCAGGAGGATGCCTGCTGGAGAAGATCGAGAAGGCCATCACAGATGACCTGCCGGCTTTGCTCAGCAGTCTGGCAGAGAAACGGGAAGCCAAGGCAGAAGCGGTAGCAGAAACCAAGGAGAAACCCCAAAACCGTTGGAGGAGACAGTAA
- the wu:fb80c09 gene encoding sarcalumenin isoform X2 yields MRLFLPVCCLLPLLALAIADAVESETEPIVPFQLKSEGKLFNCCDGTEDISQSSSNDTPAPNRPVCQPCGTGAHIDTTAEDVSSNEEEEVVSEEKSEELNQEETSSEEIFEKEAQEEEAEVELDESNEAAEEEVLEEARGDMKEEEISEVDSDVESQMVVEESVEEDDEEDSQTDEEVVEEEEVLQTEDEAGEEEELAQTEEDEEISQTEDQAEAVSQPEEPVEEKSEEVTEEEADVEEAVTEEEGAPEVVEEEQFVEEMVETEAEEELVADVVEEVVEVAQEATVERVEPTPEQVQEDVSAPVEETTVKEVSDDVPATKASAKVEKTTPSGPTTRDQSHIEETLRLATAEPSREFVDALKKLQHVYNTAIKPMDKAYKYNELRQHEVSDAEITSKPMVLFLGPWSVGKSSMINYLLGLDDTSQQLYTGAEPTTSEYTVLMHGEKFRTIEGIVMAADSSRSFSPLEKFGQGFLEKLVGIEMPHKLLERVTFVDTPGIIENRKQQERGYPYSEVCQWFIDRADLIFLVFDPTKLDVGLELEMLFRQMKGRESQIRIILNKADSLTTQDLMRVYGALFWSMAPLINVTEPPRVYVSSFWPQDYAHDTNRDLFKREEISLLEDLNQVIENRLENKIAFIRQHGIRVRIHALLVDRYLQTYYEKLGWFSDPHEVFNDIVSDPDKFYIFKSILAKTNVSKFDLPQPEAYQDFFGVNPPSSFKLLSSYCSWSGGCLLEKIEKAITDDLPALLSSLAEKREAKAEAVAETKEKPQNRWRRQ; encoded by the exons ATGAGGCTGTTCCTCCCCGTCTGCTGCCTGCTGCCTTTACTGGCACTCGCCATTGCAG ATGCAGTGGAGTCTGAGACTGAGCCGATTGTGCCGTTCCAGCTGAAGTCTGAAGGCAAGCTGTTCAACTGCTGTGATGGCACAGAGGATATAAGCCAGAGCTCCTCCAATGACACTCCTGCACCAAACAGACCTGTGTGCCAACCCTGTGGCACTGGAGCACATATTGACACCACGGCAGAAGATGTCAGCTCTAATGAAGAGGAAGAGGTTGTTTCAGAAGAGAAATCTGAAGAGTTGAATCAAGAGGAGACCTCTTCTGAAGAGATATTTGAGAAGGAGGCACAGGAAGAAGAGGCAGAAGTTGAATTAGATGAATCTAATGAAGCGGCGGAGGAAGAAGTTCTTGAGGAGGCACGTGGAGACATGAAGGAGGAGGAGATCTCAGAGGTAGACAGTGATGTAGAGTCACAAATGGTTGTTGAGGAATCTGTGGAAGAAGACGACGAGGAAGATTCTCAGACCGATGAGGAGGTAGTTGAGGAAGAGGAG GTTCTTCAGACTGAAGATGAAGCAGGTGAAGAAGAGGAACTTGCTCAGACTGAAGAGGACGAGGAGATTTCTCAGACAGAGGACCAGGCAGAGGCGGTTTCTCAGCCTGAAGAGCCAGTGGAAGAGAAATCAGAAGAGGTAACAGAGGAAGAAGCTGATGTAGAGGAAGCTGTAACAGAGGAAGAAGGAGCTCCTGAGGTTGTGGAAGAGGAGCAATTTGTTGAAGAAATGGTGGAAACAGAAGCAGAAGAGGAACTAGTTGCAGATGTTGTTGAGGAGGTTGTTGAAGTAGCACAAGAGGCAACAGTGGAGCGTGTGGAACCAACTCCTGAACAGGTTCAAGAAGATGTTTCTGCACCTGTTGAAGAAACAACAGTGAAAGAAGTGTCAGATGATGTACCAGCAACCAAAGCGTCTGCGAAAG TGGAGAAAACAACCCCCTCAGGTCCTACCACAAGAGATCAGTCTCACATCGAAGAGACGCTGCGTCTGGCAACAGCTGAACCTTCACGGGAATTTGTCG ATGCTCTGAAGAAGCTGCAGCACGTCTACAACACTGCAATTAAACCCATGGACAAGGCCTACAAATACAATGAGCTCCGGCAGCATGAAGTGTCAG ATGCAGAGATCACATCTAAGCCCATGGTCTTGTTCCTGGGTCCTTGGAGCGTTGGCAAGTCTTCCATGATCAATTATCTTCTGGGTCTCGATGATACTTCACAACAGCTTTACACTG GGGCTGAGCCCACAACGTCAGAATACACTGTACTGATGCATGGTGAGAAGTTTCGCACCATTGAGGGCATTGTAATGGCGGCAGACAGTTCCCGCTCTTTCTCACCTCTGGAGAAGTTTGGTCAGGGGTTCCTGGAAAAGCTGGTGGGAATCGAGATGCCGCACAAACTCCTGGAGCGCGTCACCTTTGTCGACACTCCTGGAATCATCGAGAACCGCAAACAACAAGAGAGAG GGTACCCCTACAGTGAAGTGTGCCAGTGGTTTATCGACCGTGCTGATCTCATCTTCCTGGTGTTTGACCCAACCAAACTGGATGTCGGTTTAGAACTTGAAATGCTGTTCAGACAGATGAAGGGACGCGAGTCACAGATCCGTATCATCCTCAACAAGGCTGACAGTCTAACAACCCAGGACCTAATGCGCGTGTACGGCGCCCTTTTCTGGAGCATGGCACCCTTGATTAACGTGACAGAACCACCACGTGTCTACGTTAGCTCATTTTGGCCGCAGGATTATGCTCATGACACCAACAGAGATCTTTTTAAACGCGAGGAGATCTCTCTGCTGGAGGACCTAAATCAGGTAATCGAGAACCGACTGGAAAACAAAATCGCCTTCATTCGGCAGCACGGCATCCGCGTGCGCATCCATGCCCTCCTGGTCGACCGCTACCTGCAGACGTATTACGAGAAGCTGGGCTGGTTTAGTGACCCACATGAGGTTTTCAACGATATTGTTAGTGACCCTGACAAATTCTACATCTTCAAGTCCATTCTGGCCAAGACCAATGTGAGTAAGTTCGACTTGCCACAACCGGAGGCGTACCAGGACTTCTTTGGAGTCAATCCTCCCAGCAGCTTTAAGCTCCTCTCCTCATACTGCAGCTGGTCAGGAGGATGCCTGCTGGAGAAGATCGAGAAGGCCATCACAGATGACCTGCCGGCTTTGCTCAGCAGTCTGGCAGAGAAACGGGAAGCCAAGGCAGAAGCGGTAGCAGAAACCAAGGAGAAACCCCAAAACCGTTGGAGGAGACAGTAA